In Xiphophorus hellerii strain 12219 chromosome 13, Xiphophorus_hellerii-4.1, whole genome shotgun sequence, the following proteins share a genomic window:
- the LOC116731748 gene encoding CMP-N-acetylneuraminate-beta-galactosamide-alpha-2,3-sialyltransferase 1-like has translation MSFKLKLLAFQLSVATAGFILVLQFKELSQLQFQDWSACDSCMSENSGLLSSRLNRSVEPVLSSKTNLSEEAFRWWKRLQNERRDFRFFKKTVHKLFQIFPRRPKLRKQSPDTCRTCAVVGNSANLNGSHYGPLIDYQDVVMRMNFAKIKGYEAHVGTKTTYHVMYPESAMNLHNSTHLVFFPYKIMDLEWLIKAFTTGFYERSYAPVKTKIRANKDLVMVINPEFMKYSHEKWLEKEGAYPSTGFMTLIFALHICDEIHVFGFGADSDGNWSHYFEELTNKTLKTGSHPGIREYDIIQELAKEKMVKFYKGHDSALISYKQKLK, from the exons ATGTCATTCAAACTGAAGCTACTGGCTTTTCAGCTGTCTGTGGCTACAGCTGGTTTCATTTTGGTGTTACAATTCAAAGAATTGTCTCAACTACAATTCCAAGACTGGTCTGCATGTGACAGCTGCATGTCTGAAAACAGCGGGTTGCTTAGCAGTCGTCTGAACCGTTCTGTTGAACCAGTTTTGTCTTCGAAAACAAACTTGTCAGAGGAAGCTTTCAGGTGGTGGAAG CGTTTGCAGAATGAACGCCGGGACTTCAGGTTCTTCAAAAAAACGGTCCACAAGCTCTTCCAGATCTTCCCCCGCAGACCCAAGCTTAGAAAGCAGAGCCCTGACACCTGCAGGACTTGTGCAGTTGTTGGAAATTCTGCAAATTTGAATGGATCACATTATGGACCTCTGATAGATTACCAAGACGTCGTTATGAG AATGAactttgctaaaataaaaggCTATGAGGCACACGTCGGGACCAAAACGACTTATCATGTCATGTACCCAGAGAGCGCCATGAATTTGCACAACTCCACTCATCTCGTCTTCTTTCCATACAAGATTATGGATCTTGAATGGCTCATCAAGGCTTTTACGACAGGATTCTATGAAAG GTCCTACGCGCCCGTAAAGACCAAAATTAGAGCCAACAAAGATTTG GTGATGGTGATCAACCCAGAGTTCATGAAGTATTCTCATGAGAAGTGGCTGGAGAAGGAAGGCGCGTATCCATCCACCGGCTTCATGACTTTAATTTTCGCCCTACACATTTGTGATGAG ATCCATGTCTTTGGCTTTGGAGCAGACAGCGATGGAAACTGGAGCCATTACTTCGAAGAGTTGaccaacaaaacactgaaaactggATCGCACCCTGGAATTCGTGAATATGACATCATACAAGAGCTAGCTAAAGAGAAAATGGTGAAATTTTACAAAGGTCATGATAGTGCCCTTAtttcatacaaacaaaaattaaaataa